Proteins co-encoded in one Balneolaceae bacterium genomic window:
- the eboE gene encoding metabolite traffic protein EboE, translating to MQLSKYPEKHLSYCTNIHPGEDWNSVFKQLKSHLPELKQRLSSEKSFGIGLRLSAHAAEDLLENDHVKEFKGWLQSEGLYVFTINGFPYGSFHGKKVKDNVYKPDWSTKERLEYSSNLIDILDELLPDEGEGSISTSPVSYKYWGQSAEKFRKIKKVSSIHFAQLAWQMAEIFEKSGKDIHLDIEPEPDCLIENSEELIDFFKKDLLPTGTEFLMSEHEISLNEAENIIRRHIGVCYDTCHFALEYEDPAKAIQSFVDEGIRIGKTQISAALKVKLDEERAGRSEIADHLEQFDEPTYLHQVIVKTDGESLVQFRDLPDALPSIENDQAKEWRVHFHVPIFLKKYEELESTQDELLESLRLILDGNHCNHFEIETYTWDVLPEDLKTNITDSIEREFRWVLDAINSPIEGSTAKPGGV from the coding sequence ATGCAGTTATCAAAATATCCTGAAAAACACCTCAGCTACTGCACAAATATCCATCCCGGAGAAGACTGGAACAGTGTTTTTAAGCAGCTAAAATCTCATCTGCCGGAGTTGAAACAAAGGCTATCTTCAGAAAAATCATTTGGCATTGGATTACGATTATCAGCTCACGCTGCTGAGGATCTTCTTGAAAATGATCATGTCAAAGAGTTTAAAGGATGGCTTCAAAGTGAAGGGCTCTATGTGTTTACAATAAATGGATTTCCTTACGGAAGTTTTCACGGGAAAAAAGTAAAAGATAATGTGTATAAACCGGACTGGAGTACCAAAGAACGGTTGGAATACTCCTCCAACCTGATTGATATTTTGGACGAATTACTACCGGACGAAGGTGAAGGCAGCATTTCCACCTCTCCTGTATCCTATAAATACTGGGGGCAATCGGCCGAGAAATTCAGAAAGATTAAGAAAGTAAGTTCCATTCATTTTGCACAACTGGCCTGGCAAATGGCTGAAATTTTCGAAAAAAGCGGCAAAGATATTCATCTCGATATTGAACCGGAGCCCGATTGCCTGATAGAGAACAGCGAAGAGTTGATTGATTTCTTTAAAAAAGATCTTTTACCAACGGGTACAGAATTTTTGATGAGTGAGCATGAAATATCTCTTAATGAAGCCGAAAATATAATTCGAAGGCATATCGGCGTCTGTTATGATACATGCCACTTTGCACTTGAGTATGAAGATCCCGCCAAAGCGATTCAGTCTTTTGTTGATGAAGGAATTCGTATCGGGAAAACACAGATCAGTGCTGCACTGAAAGTAAAACTGGATGAAGAACGTGCCGGACGATCTGAAATCGCTGATCATCTGGAACAGTTCGATGAGCCGACCTACCTTCACCAGGTAATTGTTAAAACTGATGGAGAAAGTTTAGTCCAGTTTCGGGATCTGCCGGATGCCTTGCCATCCATTGAAAACGATCAGGCGAAAGAGTGGAGAGTTCATTTCCATGTCCCCATTTTTCTCAAAAAATATGAAGAGTTGGAGTCCACACAAGATGAATTATTGGAAAGTCTTCGCTTAATTTTGGATGGCAACCATTGCAATCATTTTGAAATCGAAACGTACACCTGGGATGTTCTGCCTGAGGATCTGAAAACAAATATTACCGATTCTATAGAACGCGAATTTCGCTGGGTGCTGGATGCGATCAATTCTCCCATTGAGGGGAGTACGGCGAAGCCGGGAGGGGTGTAA
- a CDS encoding EboA domain-containing protein, with product MKGFDRQTDYNYKEMRAAILIWLEKKLDEQAVEWLKTTGEKLANNPEDWLLYTSFSAVPRHTGKQVLTFSADEMEKAKSIRKNWEPIDWSADQLGRVFLMLNFAKNGKNEFLEKIEKIFLTSDMGEAVALYKGIPLYPCQEEFKKRAAEGIRSNMTTVFNAVAHHNPYPAEYMDEGAWNQVVLKALFVESSLYKIIGLDERANKTLAKILVEYAHERWSAGREVSPELWRPVGPFIDDEYSDDIQKVLNHPDKTHKQAALLALEKSDFSGRDNLLENHKDLVNEMEENNIGWDDIGKEVEED from the coding sequence ATGAAAGGATTCGACAGGCAGACGGACTATAACTATAAAGAGATGAGAGCTGCAATTCTGATCTGGCTTGAAAAGAAGTTAGATGAACAAGCCGTTGAGTGGTTAAAAACTACCGGAGAGAAACTTGCCAACAATCCTGAAGATTGGTTGTTGTACACCTCCTTTAGTGCCGTTCCAAGACATACCGGTAAACAGGTATTAACATTTTCTGCTGATGAGATGGAGAAGGCCAAATCAATCCGAAAGAACTGGGAACCCATTGATTGGAGTGCTGATCAGCTTGGCCGGGTATTTTTGATGCTCAACTTTGCTAAAAATGGTAAGAATGAGTTCCTTGAAAAAATTGAAAAGATTTTTCTTACAAGTGATATGGGGGAGGCCGTTGCCTTATATAAAGGAATTCCACTTTATCCCTGCCAGGAAGAATTCAAAAAACGTGCAGCTGAAGGGATTCGAAGTAATATGACAACCGTTTTCAATGCTGTAGCTCATCATAATCCATACCCGGCAGAATATATGGACGAAGGTGCCTGGAACCAGGTTGTACTAAAAGCCCTCTTCGTTGAAAGTTCACTTTATAAAATTATCGGCCTTGATGAGAGAGCCAATAAAACACTTGCGAAAATACTGGTTGAATATGCACATGAGCGATGGTCAGCTGGACGTGAAGTTTCACCAGAGTTGTGGCGCCCTGTCGGTCCGTTTATTGATGATGAGTATTCTGATGATATTCAGAAAGTATTGAATCACCCGGATAAAACTCACAAACAAGCCGCTCTTCTGGCTTTGGAAAAAAGTGATTTTTCCGGCAGAGACAATCTCTTAGAAAATCACAAAGACCTGGTAAATGAAATGGAGGAAAACAATATTGGCTGGGATGATATCGGCAAAGAAGTCGAAGAAGATTAA
- a CDS encoding PVC-type heme-binding CxxCH protein encodes MKNHYSNYLSGIILLLITSFLLFSPEQSAAQTSDNQLHILFLGDDGHHQPMARAQQIIPYFASRGIYIHYTERTKDLNLKNLSQFDGLIFYGNQTVLSGKQESALFNYVNDGGSLVAIHSASAMFPKSDAYINLVGGAFKAHGSGTFSTKRLSPGHPVFEAVPAIESWDETYVHMKHNPDKQVLSVRVEDDHEEPWTWIRNQGEGRVFYTAWGHDERTWSKMAFKQLIEQGLRWSIGDWALDAIFDIPTFTFGEGELPYYPPGEPWGTVGEPIKKIQNPLPPEESRKHILVDPDFEVKLFASEEEVINPIDLTWDEQGRLWVTETVDYPNKFADNREGNDRIKILEDTDNDGKADKVTVFADGLNIPTSLVLYKDGVIVSQAPDFIYLKDTDGDDKADEREVLFTGWGTFDTHAGPSNLRYGFDNQIWGTVGYSAFEGTVGGEEHQFSSGFYRFQPDGSSLEYVSSTTNNTWGIGFNEEGMVFGSTANRDLPLHSGVPNRIYNSIRGFGQPPRIQMIANSNRIYPLLDEVRQVDQHGRYTSASGFQMYTARDFPEQYWNRHAFVSDPTGHLTGEFLMEKEGSSYKAKNLGSLLASQDEWFSPIQTRVGPDGALWVLDWYNIVIQHNPTPEGAETGAGNAYVNDLRDRQHARIYRVEYKNADHSKDLNLKNATPDQLVNTLSNDNLFWRLTAQRLLVERGEADVIPQLVKLIGNENVDHLGLNPGALHAIWTLDGLGAINNSNSESYKSVMSALYHPSPAVRRAALMTLPRNKDVLNQILAADILPNPHAPGEMDFIMPVSIISASDAQVRLAALLAVAEMPSSEKAGISIAELLTDEANVNDRWIRHAGTAAAANNDISFLDHVLQKQLPENADSTFKANVQSVVESVASHYALGESPQNSVSDYLVKLSSADSVIASAFIAGIASEWPDNSVPALSEDMINQLSDLRGLLPESTHDYLNILAERWGNPDLFGTL; translated from the coding sequence ATGAAAAATCATTACAGTAACTATTTGAGCGGAATAATTCTTCTTCTCATCACTTCATTCCTATTATTTTCTCCCGAACAGTCAGCTGCACAAACCTCTGACAACCAGCTTCATATTTTATTTTTAGGTGATGACGGGCATCATCAACCTATGGCGAGAGCTCAGCAGATTATACCCTATTTTGCATCTCGTGGTATATACATTCATTACACAGAACGAACAAAGGATTTAAATCTGAAAAATCTGAGTCAGTTTGACGGTTTAATATTTTATGGCAACCAAACAGTACTTTCCGGCAAACAGGAATCAGCACTGTTCAATTACGTTAATGATGGTGGAAGTTTGGTAGCTATTCATTCTGCCTCGGCAATGTTTCCCAAATCTGATGCCTATATCAATTTAGTGGGTGGGGCATTTAAAGCTCACGGAAGCGGTACATTTTCAACTAAACGATTATCACCCGGTCATCCGGTGTTTGAAGCAGTTCCAGCAATTGAAAGCTGGGATGAAACATACGTCCACATGAAACACAATCCCGACAAACAAGTTCTCTCCGTGAGAGTAGAGGATGACCATGAAGAACCATGGACCTGGATTCGGAACCAGGGAGAGGGCCGTGTGTTTTACACAGCATGGGGACATGATGAGCGAACCTGGAGTAAAATGGCTTTCAAACAATTGATTGAACAAGGTCTCCGATGGAGTATTGGTGACTGGGCACTGGATGCCATTTTTGATATACCAACATTTACGTTTGGTGAGGGCGAATTACCCTATTATCCGCCTGGTGAGCCCTGGGGAACGGTTGGTGAGCCGATTAAAAAAATTCAGAATCCTTTACCTCCCGAAGAATCAAGAAAGCACATCCTCGTTGATCCCGATTTTGAAGTGAAATTGTTTGCATCAGAAGAAGAGGTGATCAATCCAATAGATCTCACCTGGGATGAACAGGGACGTTTGTGGGTAACGGAAACGGTAGATTATCCAAACAAGTTTGCAGATAACCGGGAAGGAAACGACCGTATAAAAATTCTCGAAGACACCGATAATGATGGAAAAGCGGATAAAGTAACTGTTTTTGCTGATGGCCTGAACATCCCCACAAGTCTTGTTCTCTATAAGGATGGTGTAATTGTCTCTCAAGCTCCTGATTTTATCTATCTTAAAGATACTGACGGTGATGATAAAGCGGATGAAAGAGAAGTGCTTTTTACCGGATGGGGTACTTTTGATACGCATGCCGGCCCAAGTAATCTGCGATATGGGTTTGATAATCAGATCTGGGGAACGGTTGGATATTCAGCTTTTGAGGGTACGGTTGGAGGAGAGGAGCATCAATTCAGCAGTGGATTTTATCGTTTTCAACCGGATGGCTCGAGCCTGGAATATGTCTCAAGTACTACAAATAACACATGGGGAATTGGATTTAATGAAGAGGGGATGGTTTTTGGATCAACCGCGAATCGCGATCTCCCTCTTCACAGCGGTGTACCCAATAGAATTTACAACAGTATTCGTGGTTTTGGGCAGCCGCCAAGAATCCAGATGATCGCAAATTCAAACCGAATCTATCCATTACTCGATGAAGTTCGGCAAGTGGATCAGCATGGCCGATATACCTCAGCATCCGGATTTCAAATGTATACCGCCCGCGATTTTCCTGAACAATATTGGAACCGTCACGCTTTTGTATCAGACCCAACGGGTCATTTAACGGGCGAGTTTCTTATGGAAAAAGAGGGTAGTAGTTACAAGGCAAAAAATCTTGGAAGTTTACTTGCCAGCCAGGATGAGTGGTTTTCCCCCATTCAAACCAGAGTTGGCCCCGACGGTGCGCTGTGGGTACTTGACTGGTACAACATCGTTATTCAGCACAATCCAACCCCGGAAGGCGCCGAAACCGGTGCGGGAAATGCCTATGTTAATGACCTGCGTGATCGTCAGCATGCACGTATTTATCGTGTTGAATATAAGAATGCTGATCACTCGAAGGATCTGAATCTCAAAAATGCCACACCCGATCAATTAGTCAACACTCTTTCAAACGATAATCTGTTCTGGAGACTCACGGCTCAGCGATTGCTCGTTGAACGGGGCGAAGCAGATGTAATTCCACAATTAGTAAAGCTGATCGGAAATGAGAATGTGGATCATCTGGGATTAAATCCCGGAGCATTACATGCCATTTGGACATTAGATGGATTAGGGGCGATTAACAATTCAAATAGCGAAAGTTATAAGTCGGTAATGTCAGCCCTGTATCATCCGTCACCGGCTGTTCGTCGTGCTGCTTTGATGACACTTCCCCGGAACAAAGATGTTCTCAATCAAATTCTCGCTGCTGATATATTGCCCAATCCTCATGCTCCCGGAGAGATGGATTTTATAATGCCGGTGAGCATTATCTCGGCTTCTGATGCACAAGTCAGGTTGGCCGCACTGCTGGCTGTAGCTGAAATGCCCTCATCTGAAAAAGCGGGAATTTCGATAGCCGAACTTTTGACGGACGAAGCGAATGTAAACGATCGATGGATTCGCCATGCAGGTACAGCAGCAGCGGCAAATAACGACATCAGTTTTTTGGATCATGTACTCCAAAAACAACTGCCCGAAAATGCTGACAGTACATTCAAGGCAAATGTACAATCTGTTGTAGAATCCGTGGCCTCGCACTATGCATTAGGTGAATCACCACAAAATTCTGTCTCTGACTATTTGGTAAAATTGAGTTCAGCAGATTCTGTAATTGCATCTGCCTTTATCGCCGGAATCGCTTCTGAATGGCCTGATAATTCTGTACCTGCTTTAAGCGAAGATATGATAAATCAGCTTAGTGATTTGCGTGGACTTCTTCCTGAAAGTACTCATGATTATTTAAATATCCTGGCAGAAAGATGGGGAAATCCCGACCTGTTTGGTACTCTATAA
- a CDS encoding alkaline phosphatase family protein: MKKTAVLNVVGLTPDLIGEHTPFLSEWMSKGKMTSVNSMLPAVTCSVQSTYLTGKMPKDHGIVGNGWYFREMDEIKFWRQSNKLVQSQKIWEKAKEENPDFTCANLFWWYNMNSSVDYLVTPRPIYRADGVKIPDILTYPADLRDKLQDELGQFPLFNFWGPNTTIYSSKWIADSAKWVDKELNPTLSLVYLPHLDYNLQRIGPDDPDIKKDLQEIDSVCKDLIEFYEKNDTQVIVLSEYGISNVNHPVSINRELRKQGYITVREEKGGEVLIPGSSRAFAVADHQIAHIYIEDAEDIEPVKKLVENIPGVETVLDEAGKKEHQLDHHRSGELVAIADENSWFTYYYWLDDEKAPDFAPTVAIHTKPGYDPAEILVDPKITFPKLKAGMRLLQKKLGFRYTMDLIPIEGSGVKGSHGRVESDRGKNPIIASQNKELLSSDTIQPTDVFEVIYSHLFH, from the coding sequence GTGAAAAAAACAGCCGTTTTAAATGTCGTTGGTTTAACCCCCGATCTGATCGGAGAACATACTCCCTTTTTATCGGAATGGATGTCGAAAGGGAAAATGACTTCGGTCAATTCCATGCTTCCTGCCGTAACCTGTTCGGTTCAGTCTACTTATCTCACCGGAAAAATGCCGAAAGATCATGGAATTGTTGGCAACGGTTGGTATTTCCGTGAAATGGATGAGATCAAATTCTGGCGGCAATCGAACAAGTTGGTTCAATCTCAAAAAATCTGGGAGAAAGCGAAAGAGGAGAATCCTGATTTTACCTGTGCGAATTTGTTCTGGTGGTACAACATGAATTCATCGGTGGATTATCTCGTTACACCGCGTCCAATCTACCGGGCTGACGGGGTAAAAATTCCGGATATCCTCACCTATCCTGCTGATTTAAGAGATAAACTCCAAGACGAACTCGGTCAGTTTCCGCTCTTCAATTTCTGGGGACCGAACACCACGATCTACTCCAGCAAATGGATTGCAGATTCCGCCAAATGGGTCGACAAAGAACTGAATCCTACCCTTTCCCTCGTCTATCTCCCTCACCTGGATTATAATCTCCAGCGTATCGGACCGGATGATCCCGATATCAAAAAAGATCTTCAGGAGATTGATTCTGTCTGCAAAGATCTGATTGAATTTTATGAAAAGAATGATACTCAAGTAATTGTGTTATCGGAGTATGGAATCAGCAATGTTAATCACCCTGTGTCCATCAATCGTGAGCTGAGAAAGCAGGGATACATTACCGTACGTGAAGAAAAAGGCGGCGAAGTTCTGATTCCGGGAAGCAGCCGGGCGTTTGCCGTGGCCGATCACCAGATTGCACATATTTATATTGAAGATGCTGAAGATATTGAGCCGGTTAAAAAGCTCGTCGAGAATATTCCGGGAGTTGAAACGGTTTTGGATGAGGCAGGCAAAAAAGAACATCAACTCGATCACCATCGGTCGGGAGAGTTAGTAGCTATTGCAGATGAAAATTCCTGGTTCACTTATTACTACTGGTTAGATGATGAAAAAGCACCTGACTTTGCCCCCACTGTAGCCATCCATACCAAGCCGGGATACGACCCGGCCGAAATTCTGGTCGATCCAAAAATCACCTTCCCGAAATTAAAAGCAGGAATGCGTCTCCTCCAAAAGAAACTTGGCTTCCGATATACGATGGATCTCATTCCGATTGAGGGGTCCGGTGTGAAAGGGTCGCACGGCAGAGTGGAATCAGATCGAGGAAAAAATCCTATTATCGCATCGCAAAACAAAGAGTTGCTATCCAGTGATACGATACAGCCTACAGATGTTTTTGAAGTGATCTATTCACACCTGTTTCATTAA
- a CDS encoding TatD family hydrolase yields MSEMMFIDPHVHMISRTTDDYQAMRRAGVKAVIEPAFWVGQPRTNAGTMLDYFSWIVGWERFRASQFGIQHYCTIGLNSKEANNEALAEEVMELIPRYAGKESVVAIGEIGYDDMTKLEEKYFIEQVQLAKKMDMLVLVHTPHRNKKEGTIRSMDICEAHGMDPSKVIIDHNNEETVEAVLDRGYWTAFTIYPGTKMGNERMVEIVKEYGTERIFIDSAADWGHSDPLGVPKTAKLMLERGISKEDVKKVTYQNALDAYGQSGRFNEEDWLNRSPIDQSETFGGNTILRGGHRPLTEEDLDKPGKDDDLIIE; encoded by the coding sequence ATGAGTGAGATGATGTTTATCGATCCGCACGTTCATATGATTTCAAGAACCACTGATGATTACCAGGCGATGAGAAGAGCTGGAGTTAAAGCTGTGATTGAACCCGCTTTTTGGGTGGGTCAGCCGCGTACAAATGCCGGAACCATGCTCGATTATTTTAGCTGGATTGTAGGATGGGAGCGATTCAGGGCGTCGCAGTTTGGAATTCAACACTACTGTACCATTGGCCTGAATTCAAAGGAGGCCAATAACGAAGCCCTGGCGGAGGAAGTGATGGAACTTATTCCGCGATACGCTGGCAAGGAAAGTGTTGTGGCGATCGGCGAGATCGGGTATGATGATATGACCAAATTAGAAGAAAAATATTTCATCGAGCAGGTTCAGCTTGCTAAAAAAATGGATATGCTCGTCTTGGTTCATACGCCACACAGGAATAAGAAAGAGGGAACAATCCGAAGTATGGATATTTGCGAAGCTCATGGAATGGATCCTTCAAAAGTAATTATCGATCACAATAATGAGGAGACTGTCGAAGCTGTACTTGATCGCGGTTACTGGACGGCTTTTACTATCTATCCCGGAACTAAGATGGGAAATGAGCGAATGGTTGAGATTGTGAAGGAGTACGGAACCGAACGAATCTTCATCGACAGCGCGGCCGACTGGGGGCACAGCGATCCGCTGGGAGTTCCAAAAACGGCGAAACTGATGCTTGAGCGCGGAATCTCTAAAGAAGATGTAAAAAAAGTAACCTACCAAAACGCTCTCGATGCATATGGACAAAGCGGCCGGTTCAATGAAGAAGACTGGCTGAATCGCTCTCCGATTGATCAATCAGAAACGTTCGGTGGAAATACTATTCTGCGAGGAGGTCATCGCCCACTGACCGAAGAAGATCTCGATAAACCCGGCAAGGACGATGATCTTATAATTGAATAA
- the eboC gene encoding UbiA-like protein EboC (EboC, a homolog the polyprenyltransferase UbiA, belongs to system of proteins involved in the trafficking of precursor metabolites to an extracytoplasmic compartment so that the biosynthesis of certain natural products, such as scytonemin, can be completed.): MLYKIRAFLELMRPANIVTAFADILAGFAVAGGVISFTGETSLITPDGLGWLLLSTFGLYGGGVVFNDVFDAELDAKERPERAIPSGRVTRFQASLLGTLLHLMGILTAFQVNQTAGFIAITTAILTIIYDSKAKHSVVFGPLFMGLCRGGNLLLGISIIPGILYNYWFLAFIPIVYIASITLISRGEVSGGSKVHGYIAVGMIISVISALLLLVTTPDFYLLTAIPFLILFSWMVLPAFLNAAINPEAVTIKNAVKRGVLSLIFLNSVLAAGFSGFILGLIVVSLFPLSVYLSKVFAVT, encoded by the coding sequence ATGCTCTATAAGATACGCGCCTTCCTCGAACTCATGCGCCCTGCAAACATTGTAACGGCGTTTGCCGATATCCTTGCCGGGTTTGCAGTCGCCGGTGGTGTCATCAGTTTTACTGGTGAAACTTCACTCATCACACCAGATGGACTGGGTTGGTTACTCTTATCAACATTTGGACTCTACGGAGGGGGTGTTGTTTTTAATGATGTTTTTGATGCCGAATTAGATGCGAAAGAACGACCCGAACGTGCCATACCAAGCGGACGGGTAACCAGATTTCAAGCTTCTTTATTAGGTACTCTTTTACATTTGATGGGGATACTTACAGCTTTCCAGGTGAATCAAACGGCAGGATTTATTGCCATCACCACAGCCATTCTGACTATTATTTATGATAGCAAAGCAAAGCACTCTGTTGTGTTTGGTCCCCTGTTTATGGGGCTCTGCAGAGGTGGAAATTTACTCTTGGGCATCAGTATTATTCCGGGTATTCTTTACAATTACTGGTTTTTAGCTTTTATCCCAATTGTTTATATCGCTTCCATCACACTGATAAGCCGGGGGGAGGTTTCCGGAGGGAGCAAAGTTCATGGTTATATAGCTGTCGGAATGATTATTTCAGTAATTTCTGCACTTCTGCTGCTGGTTACAACTCCGGATTTTTATCTGTTGACAGCCATCCCTTTTCTCATCCTATTCTCCTGGATGGTACTTCCTGCCTTTTTAAATGCTGCCATCAATCCAGAAGCCGTAACCATCAAGAATGCCGTAAAGCGAGGGGTTCTCTCGTTGATTTTTCTGAATAGTGTGTTAGCGGCAGGTTTCTCTGGTTTTATATTGGGTCTCATTGTTGTATCCCTGTTTCCGCTTTCCGTTTATCTTTCAAAAGTATTTGCCGTTACATAA
- a CDS encoding 3-dehydroquinate synthase, with protein MQEINQEFSVPFKYKTLFTENLFDVQNECLKNLFKQNAHQHSKKVLCVFDKEMADHHPGLFDRICNYAEQHDNLFNPVKTPIYIPGGEAAKNDSDHITNILEAIHKAGIDRHSYVMAIGGGAVIDTAGYAAAIAHRGIRTIRIPTTVLAQNDASLGVKNGINAFGKKNFLGTFVPPFAVINDSSFLTTLEKRDWISGISEAIKVALLKDRSFFEFIEMHADDLQNRSMSAMKKLIYRCAELHLEHIATSGDPFEMGSSRPLDFGHWSAHKLEQLTNFELKHGEAVAIGIALDVIYSNLQGLIDKEDCEQILQAIKNCGFTLFVPELRSKLDQPNHPDSLLHGLTEFREHLGGELTIMLLEGIGKGVEVHKVDYDVYRDAIEKLAEFESAKNELLNAN; from the coding sequence ATGCAAGAAATTAACCAGGAGTTCTCTGTTCCTTTTAAATACAAAACACTATTTACTGAGAACTTATTTGATGTACAAAATGAGTGCCTGAAAAATTTATTTAAACAAAATGCACACCAACACTCTAAAAAAGTATTGTGCGTTTTTGATAAAGAGATGGCAGATCATCATCCAGGTTTGTTTGACCGGATATGCAATTACGCCGAGCAACACGATAACCTGTTTAATCCCGTCAAAACTCCAATCTATATACCGGGCGGTGAAGCGGCAAAAAATGATTCAGACCACATTACCAACATTCTTGAGGCTATCCACAAAGCCGGAATTGACCGGCATTCATACGTGATGGCCATAGGCGGCGGGGCTGTGATCGATACCGCAGGATATGCCGCTGCCATTGCCCACCGAGGTATACGAACGATACGAATACCCACTACTGTATTGGCACAAAATGATGCATCCCTCGGTGTAAAAAACGGTATTAATGCATTTGGGAAGAAAAATTTCCTGGGTACGTTTGTCCCGCCTTTTGCTGTCATCAACGATTCTTCTTTTTTAACAACATTGGAGAAGCGCGACTGGATTTCCGGAATTTCAGAGGCGATTAAAGTGGCACTTTTAAAGGATCGATCTTTTTTTGAATTCATAGAAATGCATGCAGATGATCTTCAAAACCGAAGCATGTCCGCCATGAAAAAACTGATCTATCGCTGCGCAGAATTGCATCTTGAGCATATTGCCACCAGTGGCGATCCATTTGAGATGGGCTCCTCCCGTCCCCTTGATTTTGGTCATTGGTCAGCTCACAAATTAGAGCAACTCACAAACTTTGAACTGAAGCATGGTGAAGCAGTTGCGATTGGAATTGCACTGGATGTGATCTATTCAAATCTTCAGGGATTGATCGATAAAGAAGATTGCGAACAGATTTTACAGGCCATTAAAAATTGTGGTTTTACGCTTTTTGTTCCGGAATTGAGATCAAAACTGGATCAACCCAACCACCCCGATTCGCTGTTACACGGACTCACAGAATTCCGTGAGCACCTGGGAGGAGAACTCACCATTATGCTGCTTGAAGGAATCGGCAAGGGAGTTGAAGTCCACAAGGTTGATTACGATGTTTACAGAGATGCAATTGAAAAACTGGCTGAATTTGAATCCGCTAAAAACGAATTGTTGAATGCAAATTGA